Proteins from a genomic interval of Streptomyces sp. NBC_01445:
- a CDS encoding serine/threonine-protein kinase has product MDMAMMRLRREDPRVVGSFRIHRRLGAGGMGVVYLGSDRRGQRVALKVIRPDLAEDQEFRSRFAREVSAARRIRGGCTARLVAADLDTDKPWFATQYVPGPSLHDKVAEEGPLAASDVASVGAALSEGLVAVHEAGVVHRDLKPSNILLSPKGPRIIDFGIAWATGASTLTHVGTAVGSPGFLAPEQVRGAAVTPATDVFALGATLAYAAMADSPFGQGSSEVMLYRVVHEEAQLHGVPDALSPLIRACLAKDPGERPSTLQLSLRLKEIAAREAHGLGDARPPAPRADTDRPTGRLAEQYAEQRTQRRAPQGTPPPRPSNGSSRTGSNTRPGTPRNTTRSGSRPAPRSNGGRQGPRTTGTGKRRPANPRLLRQRLFVFVVVTLLVALAIAAAQGCQGPSRGLGEPRDGVHAQETLPRPYL; this is encoded by the coding sequence ATGGACATGGCGATGATGCGCCTGAGGCGCGAGGACCCGCGTGTCGTCGGCTCGTTCAGGATTCACCGGCGGCTCGGCGCGGGCGGGATGGGCGTCGTCTATCTGGGCTCCGACCGCCGTGGCCAGCGAGTCGCGTTGAAGGTGATCCGGCCCGATCTGGCGGAGGACCAGGAGTTCAGGTCGCGCTTCGCTCGTGAGGTCTCCGCGGCCCGCAGGATCAGGGGTGGCTGCACGGCCCGCCTGGTCGCGGCCGATCTCGACACCGACAAGCCGTGGTTCGCCACCCAGTACGTTCCCGGGCCGTCCTTGCACGACAAGGTCGCGGAGGAGGGGCCGCTGGCCGCCTCCGACGTGGCCTCGGTCGGTGCGGCGCTCTCCGAGGGGCTCGTCGCCGTGCACGAGGCGGGAGTCGTGCACCGCGACCTCAAGCCGTCGAACATCCTGCTGTCGCCCAAGGGCCCGCGCATCATCGACTTCGGCATCGCCTGGGCGACCGGCGCCTCCACGCTCACCCATGTCGGGACGGCGGTCGGCTCCCCCGGGTTCCTCGCTCCCGAGCAGGTGCGGGGCGCGGCCGTCACGCCGGCCACGGACGTCTTCGCGCTCGGCGCCACCCTCGCGTACGCCGCGATGGCCGACTCGCCCTTCGGGCAAGGCAGTTCCGAAGTGATGCTGTACCGGGTCGTGCACGAGGAGGCCCAGCTGCACGGCGTACCGGACGCGTTGTCCCCGCTGATCCGGGCGTGCCTCGCCAAGGACCCCGGGGAGCGGCCCAGCACGCTTCAACTGTCGCTGCGGCTCAAGGAGATCGCGGCCCGCGAGGCGCATGGCCTCGGCGACGCCAGGCCGCCCGCCCCGCGCGCCGACACCGACCGGCCCACGGGGCGGCTCGCCGAGCAGTACGCGGAGCAGCGCACGCAGCGCCGGGCACCGCAGGGCACTCCCCCGCCACGGCCGAGCAACGGTTCCTCTCGGACCGGCAGCAACACGCGCCCGGGTACGCCCCGCAACACGACGCGTTCGGGCTCGCGCCCCGCGCCTCGCAGCAACGGCGGGCGGCAGGGGCCGCGTACGACGGGGACCGGGAAGCGCCGGCCCGCCAATCCGCGGCTGCTGCGCCAGCGGTTGTTCGTGTTCGTGGTGGTGACGCTGCTCGTGGCGCTGGCGATCGCGGCGGCGCAGGGCTGCCAGGGGCCGTCGCGCGGGCTCGGTGAGCCGCGCGACGGCGTGCACGCGCAGGAGACCCTGCCCCGTCCCTACCTCTGA
- a CDS encoding SsgA family sporulation/cell division regulator, which translates to MNTTVSCELHLRLVVSSESSLPVPAGLRYDTADPYAVHATFHTGAEETVEWVFARDLLAEGLHRPTGTGDVRVWPSRSHGQGVVCIALSSPEGEALLEAPARALESFLKRTDAAVPPGTEHRHFDLDTELSHILAES; encoded by the coding sequence ATGAACACCACGGTCAGCTGCGAGCTGCACCTGCGCCTCGTTGTGTCGAGCGAGTCCTCACTGCCTGTACCCGCAGGACTGCGGTATGACACGGCCGATCCCTACGCCGTGCACGCCACCTTCCACACCGGAGCAGAAGAGACGGTCGAGTGGGTGTTCGCCCGCGATCTGCTCGCCGAGGGCCTACACCGGCCCACCGGCACCGGCGACGTCCGAGTCTGGCCATCCCGTAGTCACGGCCAAGGCGTCGTCTGCATCGCTCTGAGTTCTCCTGAGGGCGAGGCTCTGCTCGAAGCCCCTGCGAGGGCGCTGGAGTCGTTCCTGAAGAGGACCGACGCGGCCGTGCCACCCGGCACGGAACACCGCCACTTCGATCTCGACACGGAGCTCTCACACATCCTGGCCGAAAGCTAA
- a CDS encoding TFIIB-type zinc ribbon-containing protein, giving the protein MQCPKCHAPMHTYNRNGVQIEQCSGCRGIFLDYGELESLTRLESQWQQQAPPAPQAYPSAPAPAWGAPHHGGHHGHHGHHKGGFGRMLFSS; this is encoded by the coding sequence ATGCAGTGCCCCAAGTGTCATGCACCGATGCACACGTACAACCGCAATGGCGTCCAGATCGAGCAGTGCAGCGGCTGCCGGGGGATATTCCTCGACTACGGCGAGCTGGAGTCCCTGACCCGGCTCGAGTCGCAGTGGCAGCAGCAGGCGCCGCCGGCCCCGCAGGCGTACCCGTCGGCTCCCGCCCCGGCCTGGGGAGCCCCGCACCACGGCGGGCACCACGGTCACCACGGCCATCACAAGGGCGGCTTCGGCCGGATGCTCTTCTCCTCCTGA
- a CDS encoding DsbA family protein → MNDASSASAPQGRPVLDVWCELQCPDCRTALDDVRALRARYGDRIDLRLRHFPLEKHKHAFAGAQAAEEAFEQGQGWPYVEAVLGRVEELGRKGEPFLVEVAGELGLDAEEFDTALVDGRHILIVDADQAEGKAIGVTGTPTYVIDGERLDGGKSQDGLRERVEEIADRLLGS, encoded by the coding sequence ATGAACGACGCCTCTTCCGCCTCCGCCCCTCAGGGCCGCCCCGTGCTCGACGTCTGGTGCGAGCTCCAGTGCCCCGACTGCCGCACCGCTCTCGACGACGTGCGCGCGCTGCGGGCCCGCTACGGCGACCGCATCGACCTGCGTCTGCGGCACTTCCCGCTGGAGAAGCACAAGCACGCCTTCGCCGGCGCGCAGGCCGCGGAGGAGGCCTTCGAGCAGGGGCAGGGCTGGCCGTACGTGGAAGCGGTGCTCGGCCGCGTCGAGGAGTTGGGCCGCAAGGGCGAGCCGTTCCTCGTCGAGGTCGCGGGTGAACTCGGTCTGGACGCCGAGGAGTTCGACACCGCGCTCGTCGACGGCCGGCACATCCTGATCGTCGACGCCGACCAGGCCGAGGGCAAGGCGATCGGCGTGACGGGCACACCCACGTACGTCATCGACGGCGAGCGGCTCGACGGCGGGAAGAGCCAGGACGGCCTGCGCGAGCGCGTCGAGGAGATCGCCGACCGGCTGCTCGGCTCGTAG
- a CDS encoding GNAT family N-acetyltransferase: MTTTLRPTEPLQRDADGTRSRHYQVCVNSRPVGELRLGTHPVYGERVARIRDLRIDEPDRGRGRGTVAALAAEEVARGWGCGRIEVSIPAPAERALALATALGYVERNRNMEKDLPAEPSAPSAGSAGRRMTGPEFTAWEAHTRVGYVRSLVERGVPEAQARAKAEADHAATLGEGLATRDTVLSVLETDGAVVGTLWVALRGESAYVYDVEVAAEHRGHGHGRSLMLLAEAESRAAGAARLGLNVFAGNAPAVRLYESLGYRATEFHLYKPLL; encoded by the coding sequence ATGACCACCACTCTGCGGCCGACCGAGCCGCTTCAGCGCGACGCCGACGGGACGCGGTCACGCCACTACCAGGTGTGTGTGAACAGCCGCCCTGTCGGCGAGCTGCGCCTGGGCACCCATCCCGTCTACGGCGAGCGGGTGGCCCGGATCCGTGATCTTCGGATCGACGAGCCGGACCGCGGGCGGGGCCGCGGCACCGTCGCCGCCCTCGCCGCCGAGGAGGTGGCGCGCGGCTGGGGCTGCGGCCGGATCGAGGTCTCGATTCCCGCACCGGCCGAGCGTGCCCTCGCCCTGGCCACCGCCCTCGGCTACGTCGAGCGCAACCGGAACATGGAGAAGGACCTCCCCGCCGAGCCCTCCGCGCCTTCTGCGGGCAGCGCGGGGCGGCGTATGACCGGCCCCGAGTTCACGGCGTGGGAGGCCCATACGCGCGTCGGGTACGTGCGCAGCCTGGTCGAGCGCGGTGTCCCGGAAGCCCAGGCGCGCGCCAAGGCCGAGGCCGATCACGCTGCGACGCTCGGGGAAGGGCTCGCCACGCGGGACACCGTCCTGAGCGTGCTCGAGACGGACGGCGCTGTCGTGGGCACGCTGTGGGTCGCGCTGCGCGGCGAGAGCGCCTACGTCTACGACGTCGAGGTCGCGGCCGAGCACCGAGGGCACGGCCACGGACGCTCGCTGATGCTCCTCGCAGAGGCCGAGTCGCGCGCCGCGGGCGCCGCCCGCCTGGGGCTCAACGTTTTCGCGGGCAACGCCCCGGCCGTCCGCCTGTACGAGTCGCTCGGATACCGGGCGACCGAATTCCACCTGTACAAGCCGCTGCTCTGA
- a CDS encoding CGNR zinc finger domain-containing protein, whose protein sequence is MLITHDTRCALDTVVDLVNTAPDDEQAADGLADLAALGEFVRKNDVSDVGMLAERDLDAVQSVRGRFAAVFAAPDPHAAASLINELVAAAGTTPRLTDHDGYDWHVHYFAPGASVADHLAADCGMALAFFVVAGEQERLRRCEAPDCRRAFVDLSRNRSRRYCDSRTCGNRLHVAAYRARRKEAAG, encoded by the coding sequence GTGCTGATCACCCACGACACCCGGTGCGCCCTCGACACCGTGGTCGATCTGGTCAACACCGCACCGGACGACGAACAGGCCGCCGACGGGCTGGCCGATCTGGCAGCCCTGGGCGAATTCGTACGAAAGAACGACGTCAGCGACGTCGGGATGCTCGCAGAGCGTGACCTCGACGCCGTACAGAGCGTGAGGGGACGGTTCGCCGCCGTGTTCGCGGCGCCCGATCCGCACGCCGCGGCCTCGCTCATCAACGAGCTGGTCGCCGCCGCGGGCACCACGCCGCGTCTGACCGACCACGACGGCTACGACTGGCACGTGCACTACTTCGCGCCTGGCGCGTCCGTCGCCGACCACCTCGCGGCCGACTGCGGGATGGCGCTCGCCTTCTTCGTGGTCGCCGGGGAACAGGAGCGGCTGCGGCGCTGCGAGGCCCCGGACTGCCGGCGGGCCTTCGTGGACCTCTCGCGCAACCGGTCCCGCAGGTACTGCGACAGCCGCACCTGCGGAAACCGCTTGCACGTGGCGGCGTACCGGGCGCGCCGCAAGGAGGCGGCGGGCTGA
- a CDS encoding aminotransferase class IV, which produces MKIWLDGALQEPEAARVSVFDHGLTVGDGIFETVKSVDGKPFALTRHLDRLARSARGLGLTEPDLDEVRRACDAVLEANPMPLGRLRITYTGGLSPLGSDRGEHGTTLVVALGETGRRPDSTATVTVPWTRNERGALTGLKTTSYAENVVALARAREQGASEALFANTVGQLCEGTGSNVFVVLDGEVHTPPVASGCLAGITRALAVEWTGAKETDLPLDVLERADEIFLTSTLRDVQGVHRVDGRELPGAPGPVTAKAMRVFDERAADDLDP; this is translated from the coding sequence GTGAAGATCTGGCTCGACGGCGCACTGCAGGAACCCGAGGCCGCCCGTGTCTCGGTGTTCGACCACGGCCTGACCGTGGGCGACGGCATTTTCGAGACCGTGAAGTCGGTCGACGGGAAGCCGTTCGCGCTGACCCGCCACCTCGACCGGCTCGCCCGCTCCGCGCGCGGTCTCGGTCTGACCGAGCCCGACCTCGACGAGGTGCGCAGGGCCTGCGACGCCGTCCTCGAGGCCAACCCGATGCCGCTCGGCCGGCTGCGGATCACGTACACCGGAGGGCTGTCCCCGCTGGGGTCCGACCGCGGTGAGCACGGGACGACGCTGGTGGTCGCGCTCGGCGAGACCGGCCGGCGTCCCGACTCCACCGCCACGGTCACGGTCCCGTGGACGCGCAACGAACGCGGCGCGCTCACCGGCCTGAAGACCACCTCGTACGCGGAGAACGTCGTCGCGCTCGCCCGCGCACGCGAACAGGGCGCGTCCGAGGCGCTGTTCGCCAACACGGTGGGGCAGCTCTGCGAGGGCACGGGGTCGAACGTCTTCGTCGTCCTCGACGGTGAGGTCCACACCCCACCGGTCGCCTCCGGCTGTCTGGCGGGCATCACGCGCGCGCTGGCCGTCGAGTGGACCGGCGCCAAGGAGACCGACCTGCCCCTGGACGTACTGGAGCGCGCCGACGAGATCTTCCTGACGTCCACGCTGCGCGATGTGCAAGGGGTGCACCGGGTCGACGGACGCGAGCTGCCCGGTGCGCCCGGGCCCGTCACCGCCAAGGCGATGCGCGTCTTCGACGAGCGCGCGGCGGACGACCTCGACCCGTAG
- a CDS encoding TrmH family RNA methyltransferase, giving the protein MAEAQGLITIEDPDDPRLRDYTGLTDVELRRRREPAEGLFIAEGEKVIRRAKQAGYEMRSMLLSAKWVDVMRDVIDEVPAPVYAVSPDLAERVTGYHVHRGALASMQRKPLPTADELLATQRRVVVMEAVNDHTNIGAIFRSAAALGMDAVLLSPDCADPLYRRSVKVSMGAVFSVPYARLESWPKSLESVREAGFSLLALTPDEKAKSLDEAAPHKMDRVALMLGAEGEGLSTQALVAADEWVRIPMAHGVDSLNVGAAAAVAFYAVATGRPQS; this is encoded by the coding sequence GTGGCTGAAGCTCAAGGTCTCATCACCATCGAAGATCCCGACGACCCGCGCCTGCGCGACTACACGGGCCTGACCGACGTCGAGCTCCGCCGCAGGCGCGAGCCCGCCGAGGGCCTGTTCATCGCCGAGGGCGAGAAGGTGATCAGACGGGCCAAGCAGGCCGGGTACGAGATGCGCTCCATGCTGCTCTCGGCCAAGTGGGTCGACGTCATGCGCGACGTCATCGACGAGGTCCCGGCCCCGGTCTACGCCGTGAGCCCGGACCTCGCCGAACGCGTCACCGGCTACCACGTGCACCGCGGCGCTCTCGCCTCGATGCAGCGCAAGCCGCTCCCGACCGCCGACGAACTCCTCGCCACGCAGCGCCGCGTCGTCGTCATGGAAGCGGTGAACGACCACACGAACATCGGCGCCATCTTCCGCAGCGCGGCGGCGCTCGGCATGGATGCGGTCCTGCTCTCCCCGGACTGCGCCGACCCGCTCTACCGCCGCTCGGTGAAGGTCTCCATGGGCGCGGTCTTCTCCGTCCCGTACGCGCGCCTCGAATCCTGGCCCAAGTCCCTGGAGTCGGTGCGCGAGGCGGGCTTCAGCCTGCTCGCGCTCACCCCCGACGAGAAGGCGAAGAGCCTCGACGAGGCGGCCCCGCACAAGATGGACCGCGTGGCCCTGATGCTCGGTGCCGAGGGCGAGGGCCTCTCCACCCAGGCCCTGGTCGCCGCCGACGAATGGGTCCGCATCCCGATGGCCCACGGCGTCGACTCGCTCAACGTGGGAGCGGCGGCCGCCGTCGCGTTCTACGCGGTGGCCACCGGCCGCCCCCAGTCCTGA
- a CDS encoding aminoglycoside phosphotransferase family protein → MTAPVLLPALTATARGAAHRTHGPCACPAPGAVLADRADGTVVRHGDIVAKAHAPGTDPAELNARLAAAAALPGVLLPPLTPVATDLHDRLVTFWPHGSPVDPDAPEHAPWEDAATLLARLHAVPVAELPGPLPPMRGPAKAALAVARLLAAGPHPASAPILRAWSGLPPWARAEAPGGHASALCHGDLHLGQLVRRPAGTGPWLLIDVDDLGTGDPAWDLARPAAWFACGLLPAQEWTRFLTAYQETGGAPSLQGDPWPALDVPARALTVQTAALAVAKAAAAGRALDEAEEALVDACDRMAAVPAELAHGAAK, encoded by the coding sequence ATGACCGCACCCGTCCTGCTGCCCGCACTCACCGCCACGGCACGCGGCGCGGCGCACCGCACCCACGGCCCCTGCGCCTGCCCGGCACCAGGCGCCGTACTCGCCGACCGCGCGGACGGGACGGTCGTCCGCCACGGAGACATCGTCGCCAAGGCCCACGCCCCGGGCACGGACCCCGCCGAGCTCAACGCCCGCCTCGCCGCGGCGGCCGCACTCCCCGGCGTCCTGCTGCCGCCGCTCACGCCGGTCGCGACGGATCTGCACGACCGGCTCGTCACGTTCTGGCCGCACGGCAGCCCCGTGGACCCCGACGCCCCTGAACACGCGCCGTGGGAGGACGCGGCCACGCTCCTGGCCCGCCTCCACGCGGTGCCCGTGGCGGAACTCCCGGGCCCGCTCCCGCCGATGCGTGGCCCGGCCAAGGCGGCCCTCGCCGTCGCGCGGCTCCTGGCAGCGGGTCCCCATCCGGCGTCCGCGCCGATCCTGCGCGCCTGGTCGGGCCTGCCGCCCTGGGCCCGCGCCGAGGCCCCCGGAGGGCACGCGTCCGCCCTGTGCCACGGAGACCTGCACCTCGGCCAGCTCGTCCGCCGCCCCGCCGGCACCGGCCCCTGGCTCCTGATCGACGTCGACGACCTCGGCACCGGAGACCCGGCCTGGGACCTCGCGCGGCCCGCCGCGTGGTTCGCGTGCGGCCTGCTTCCGGCACAGGAGTGGACGAGGTTCCTCACCGCGTACCAGGAGACAGGCGGCGCTCCGTCGCTCCAGGGCGACCCCTGGCCCGCCCTGGACGTCCCGGCCCGCGCCCTCACCGTCCAGACCGCGGCCCTCGCCGTGGCCAAGGCAGCCGCGGCCGGCCGGGCGCTCGACGAGGCGGAGGAGGCGTTGGTCGACGCCTGCGACCGAATGGCAGCGGTACCGGCCGAGTTGGCACACGGCGCCGCGAAGTAG
- a CDS encoding chorismate-binding protein, which yields MRDLPHDLPPLARFGGLVATELRDVTSDPEALDSAGFWAVSADFEGRLVCARFDSVREEPVPAPVPGAWQGPAAGDWTSSLDRASYTEGVRRIRTHIAAGEVYQANLCRVLSAPLPPGADVDALTALLARGNPAPYAGTIRLPAHGVEIATASPELFLRRTGRTVESGPIKGTGRTEADLLEKDYAENVMIVDLVRNDLGRVCATGSVTVPELCVVEKHPGLVHLVSAVRGELPEGAGWRDLLDAAFPPGSVTGAPKSSALRIIEALETAPRGPYCGGIGWVDADRGTGELAVGIRTFWADRAEGVLRFGTGAGITWGSDPEGEWRETELKASRLLAVASGTYEESEGIPT from the coding sequence GTGCGCGACCTCCCTCACGACCTGCCCCCTCTGGCCCGCTTCGGCGGTCTCGTAGCGACCGAGTTGCGCGACGTGACCAGCGATCCCGAGGCCCTGGACTCGGCCGGCTTCTGGGCCGTGTCCGCCGACTTCGAGGGCCGTCTCGTGTGCGCCCGCTTCGACTCCGTACGGGAGGAGCCCGTGCCCGCTCCGGTCCCCGGCGCCTGGCAGGGGCCCGCGGCCGGTGACTGGACGTCGTCCCTCGACCGGGCCTCGTACACCGAGGGCGTGCGCAGGATCCGCACCCACATCGCGGCCGGCGAGGTCTACCAGGCCAACCTCTGCCGCGTCCTGTCCGCGCCTCTTCCCCCGGGCGCGGACGTGGACGCCCTCACAGCGCTCCTCGCGCGCGGCAACCCGGCCCCCTACGCGGGGACCATCCGCCTGCCCGCGCACGGCGTGGAGATAGCCACCGCGTCCCCCGAGCTCTTCCTGAGGCGCACCGGGCGGACCGTAGAGTCCGGGCCGATCAAGGGCACGGGCCGCACCGAGGCGGACCTCCTGGAGAAGGACTACGCGGAGAACGTGATGATCGTGGACCTGGTCCGCAACGACCTCGGGCGCGTCTGCGCGACCGGTTCCGTGACCGTCCCGGAGCTGTGTGTGGTCGAGAAGCACCCGGGCCTCGTCCACCTTGTCTCCGCCGTCCGCGGGGAACTGCCCGAAGGTGCCGGCTGGCGCGACCTGCTCGACGCCGCGTTCCCGCCCGGCTCCGTCACCGGAGCGCCCAAGTCCAGCGCCCTGCGCATCATCGAGGCCCTGGAGACGGCGCCCCGCGGCCCGTACTGCGGCGGCATCGGCTGGGTCGACGCCGACCGGGGCACCGGCGAGCTGGCCGTCGGCATCCGCACGTTCTGGGCCGACCGGGCCGAGGGCGTCCTGCGGTTCGGCACTGGCGCCGGCATCACCTGGGGCTCAGACCCCGAAGGTGAGTGGCGGGAGACCGAACTGAAGGCTTCCCGGCTGCTGGCGGTAGCGTCGGGTACGTACGAGGAAAGTGAAGGGATCCCTACGTGA